A stretch of Acidobacteriota bacterium DNA encodes these proteins:
- a CDS encoding carboxypeptidase regulatory-like domain-containing protein has product MTSTRISAAALLVIVVLTLAACSPAPTPSAPPPATGGKRVDSATAGSVAGRITFTGQVPKPELLRMGKDAACVAGAGPNPQSDAVLVGADGGLKNVFVHVKATFDEYTFDTPTEAVTMDQKGCVYAPRVFGVRVGQPIEILNSDDTVHNVHALPMQNQEFNESQPRAGMRTTKIFTVPEVMVRFKCDFHGWMAAHVGVVSHPFFAVTDATGAFDLKGLPPGTYTIEAWHEVFGTRTQQVTIAAGSQQSVTLAFGPA; this is encoded by the coding sequence ATGACTTCTACCCGCATTTCTGCCGCCGCTCTTCTCGTGATTGTGGTCCTGACCCTGGCCGCCTGCTCGCCCGCGCCCACGCCGTCTGCCCCGCCCCCCGCCACCGGCGGCAAGCGGGTGGACAGCGCCACCGCAGGGTCGGTGGCCGGTCGCATCACATTCACGGGACAGGTGCCGAAACCTGAACTGCTGCGCATGGGCAAGGACGCGGCGTGTGTGGCCGGCGCCGGCCCGAACCCGCAGAGCGACGCCGTACTCGTCGGCGCAGATGGCGGGCTCAAAAACGTCTTTGTCCACGTTAAGGCGACATTCGACGAATACACCTTCGACACGCCGACTGAAGCCGTCACGATGGACCAGAAGGGGTGCGTGTATGCGCCGCGCGTGTTCGGCGTGCGCGTGGGCCAGCCGATCGAAATCCTGAACAGCGATGACACGGTGCATAACGTGCACGCCCTGCCGATGCAGAACCAGGAGTTCAACGAAAGCCAACCGCGCGCCGGGATGCGGACAACGAAGATCTTCACCGTGCCCGAAGTCATGGTGCGATTCAAATGCGACTTCCACGGATGGATGGCCGCGCATGTGGGCGTGGTGAGCCATCCGTTCTTCGCGGTCACAGACGCCACTGGCGCATTCGACCTCAAGGGCCTGCCGCCGGGCACCTACACGATTGAAGCGTGGCACGAGGTCTTCGGCACCCGCACGCAGCAGGTCACGATCGCCGCAG
- a CDS encoding CHASE2 domain-containing protein produces MRKVAIGLAIGGVAWALAYGLGLFRVFTDQELSTYDRRLVATHDTRLARGGGAHQDMVIVEIDESSLRLLEPTFGRWPWPRLVHSAVVDFLARGQAKAIAYDVLFVDRDLRGAFPLGDSGATMSGAESDAALVESVRRAGNVVLAAEVIFEGSASAETPVPAAPPLPGVNYDPGPGFFVRPHLRLPFADLAAASAGVGHTMLELDPDGTARRVLPFVVAQGRPVPWLGLASFLAADRVPASGSPWTGRSCASARRKCRCSQPPRARPPVKNCRRVRCCSGYTGPMQMPKGNARIRPIPS; encoded by the coding sequence ATGAGAAAAGTTGCGATCGGTCTCGCCATTGGTGGCGTGGCGTGGGCGCTGGCCTACGGCCTCGGCCTGTTCCGGGTCTTCACGGACCAGGAGCTCTCCACGTACGACCGCCGGCTCGTGGCCACCCATGACACGCGCCTGGCGCGCGGGGGCGGCGCGCACCAGGACATGGTCATCGTCGAAATCGACGAGTCGTCGCTGCGCCTGCTGGAGCCCACGTTCGGCCGGTGGCCATGGCCACGCCTGGTGCATTCGGCTGTGGTGGACTTCCTGGCGCGCGGGCAGGCGAAAGCCATCGCCTACGATGTGTTGTTCGTGGACCGGGACCTTCGCGGCGCGTTTCCGCTGGGAGACAGCGGCGCGACCATGTCGGGCGCCGAGTCGGATGCCGCGCTCGTCGAAAGCGTCAGGCGCGCGGGAAATGTGGTGCTGGCGGCTGAAGTAATTTTTGAGGGCTCGGCCAGCGCGGAAACACCTGTGCCTGCAGCGCCGCCGCTGCCCGGCGTGAACTACGACCCCGGGCCCGGCTTTTTTGTGCGCCCACACCTTCGTCTGCCGTTTGCCGATCTCGCCGCGGCAAGCGCAGGCGTCGGCCACACCATGTTGGAACTTGACCCCGACGGCACAGCACGCCGCGTGTTGCCGTTCGTCGTGGCCCAGGGACGGCCGGTGCCGTGGCTCGGACTGGCCTCCTTCCTGGCGGCCGATCGTGTGCCGGCCTCGGGGTCTCCGTGGACGGGTCGATCCTGCGCGTCGGCTCGGCGCAAGTGCCGGTGCTCTCAGCCCCCGCGCGCTCGACCACCGGTGAAGAACTGCCGTCGCGTCAGATGCTGCTCCGGTTACACGGGCCCTATGCAGATGCCGAAGGGCAACGCACGTATCCGGCCTATTCCTTCGTAG
- a CDS encoding adenylate/guanylate cyclase domain-containing protein — MLLRLHGPYADAEGQRTYPAYSFVDLLRSEDLMLNGAAPLVDPAEFRGKYVFIGTTAPGLKDTYPSPFGGPAMPGVQLHAATVDDVLSQRFMRKADTTVDVLTTGGVSLAAGVVAVVLPVGWAVGVVLVLGAILVWATTAAIGAGVWVSLVPPVLGLSLATFGGTAWQYFVEDRQKRLMKQLFGRYVSPDVFAHLVADPSLARLGGQRREMTVLFSDIRGFTTASEKATPEAVVAQLNEYFSAMVAVLFRHQGTLDKFVGDMVMGLFGAPVTDPHHADHAVAAALEMVQELNRLNADWKARGMPTVDIGIGINSGDMIAGNIGSDTVMSYTVIGDSVNLGSRLESATKEHGVRILISEAVRSRLTTDVPTREIGAITVKGKAQAIVVHEVIGGRS; from the coding sequence ATGCTGCTCCGGTTACACGGGCCCTATGCAGATGCCGAAGGGCAACGCACGTATCCGGCCTATTCCTTCGTAGACCTGCTGCGCTCCGAAGACCTGATGCTCAATGGCGCGGCGCCGCTCGTGGACCCCGCAGAGTTCCGCGGTAAGTACGTGTTCATCGGCACCACCGCCCCAGGCTTGAAAGACACGTATCCGTCGCCGTTCGGCGGACCGGCGATGCCCGGCGTGCAGCTTCACGCCGCGACAGTGGATGACGTGTTGTCGCAGCGGTTCATGCGCAAGGCCGACACCACCGTGGACGTGTTGACCACCGGAGGCGTCAGCCTCGCAGCCGGGGTGGTCGCGGTGGTGCTGCCCGTCGGGTGGGCGGTGGGGGTGGTCCTGGTTCTGGGCGCCATTCTCGTCTGGGCGACGACCGCGGCGATCGGTGCGGGCGTGTGGGTGAGTCTGGTGCCGCCGGTCTTGGGCCTCTCCCTGGCCACGTTTGGTGGCACGGCCTGGCAATATTTTGTGGAGGACCGGCAGAAGCGTCTGATGAAACAGCTGTTCGGACGGTATGTGTCACCCGATGTGTTTGCGCACCTGGTGGCAGACCCGTCGCTCGCGCGACTGGGTGGCCAGCGCCGGGAAATGACCGTGCTCTTTTCGGATATCCGCGGGTTTACAACCGCGTCGGAAAAGGCCACCCCGGAAGCCGTGGTGGCGCAGCTCAACGAGTACTTTTCCGCGATGGTGGCCGTCCTGTTCCGCCACCAGGGCACGCTGGACAAGTTCGTCGGCGACATGGTGATGGGCCTGTTCGGCGCACCCGTGACCGACCCGCACCACGCCGACCATGCCGTGGCCGCCGCCCTCGAGATGGTGCAGGAGCTGAACCGCCTGAATGCCGACTGGAAAGCCCGGGGAATGCCCACCGTGGATATTGGAATTGGCATCAACTCCGGGGACATGATTGCGGGTAACATCGGGTCCGACACCGTCATGAGTTACACAGTCATTGGAGACTCGGTCAATCTGGGGTCGCGCCTTGAGTCTGCCACCAAGGAGCACGGCGTGCGCATCCTCATCAGCGAGGCCGTCAGATCGAGACTGACGACGGATGTGCCGACGCGCGAGATTGGCGCGATTACGGTGAAGGGCAAGGCCCAGGCGATCGTGGTGCACGAGGTAATAGGGGGGCGTTCATGA
- a CDS encoding M48 family metalloprotease: MRRVLFISVLMLAVAAPASAQLGKLGQAVGKISKAKSMADQVKDLVVTEQEEKDMGAAISTRLRQKYGVVQDAGVHKYVSLVGRVVASSSTRPNLAWNFVVLDTDGVNAFAAPGGFVHITRGALALIANEAELAGVLGHEITHITAKHTLNAIKNKKLSGAAVEAATRSNVLEFMLDAAYDNLLENQYDQGDENESDKVGIRMANKVGYAPAGLGAFLTRLADRNKDLKEPSGVFASHPKTKERTDKLAKQITSEKLTATATVAARYKATISYRPVAVTVVAGAAGASSLAGSSGSATTTTAKPAATTTSSTAKPPASSSKFGLGGITSKLGADKTNTGTVASAGSRGVNPDRDAKGGSNPARVTVTLTPAEIAAFRKGISG; this comes from the coding sequence ATGAGACGGGTGCTTTTCATCAGTGTGTTGATGCTTGCGGTGGCGGCGCCAGCCTCGGCGCAGCTCGGGAAACTCGGCCAGGCGGTCGGAAAGATCAGCAAGGCCAAGAGCATGGCCGACCAGGTCAAGGACCTCGTCGTCACCGAGCAGGAAGAAAAGGACATGGGGGCGGCCATCAGCACCCGCCTGCGCCAGAAGTACGGCGTGGTGCAGGACGCCGGAGTGCATAAGTACGTGTCGCTGGTGGGCCGCGTCGTGGCGTCGTCGAGCACCAGGCCGAATCTTGCGTGGAACTTCGTCGTGCTCGACACCGACGGCGTCAACGCATTCGCGGCGCCCGGAGGCTTTGTGCACATCACACGCGGCGCGCTTGCACTTATCGCCAACGAGGCCGAACTGGCGGGCGTGCTCGGCCACGAGATCACCCACATCACCGCGAAGCACACGTTAAACGCCATCAAGAACAAGAAGCTCTCGGGAGCCGCGGTCGAAGCCGCGACCCGCAGCAACGTGCTGGAGTTCATGCTCGACGCGGCCTATGACAACCTGCTCGAGAACCAGTACGACCAAGGTGACGAGAACGAGTCTGATAAGGTGGGCATCCGCATGGCCAACAAGGTCGGATACGCGCCGGCCGGTCTGGGGGCGTTCCTGACGCGCCTGGCCGACCGGAACAAAGACTTGAAAGAGCCGAGCGGCGTGTTTGCGTCTCACCCGAAAACCAAGGAACGCACGGACAAGCTGGCGAAGCAGATCACATCCGAGAAGCTCACCGCGACCGCCACGGTCGCTGCGCGCTACAAGGCCACGATTTCGTACAGGCCTGTTGCGGTGACCGTAGTTGCCGGCGCCGCCGGCGCCTCATCACTCGCCGGCAGCAGTGGGTCTGCCACAACAACCACGGCCAAACCTGCCGCCACGACGACGTCGTCGACGGCGAAGCCGCCGGCGTCTTCGAGCAAGTTCGGTCTCGGTGGGATTACCTCAAAGCTGGGCGCCGACAAAACAAACACCGGCACGGTGGCGTCCGCCGGGTCGCGGGGAGTCAACCCCGACCGCGACGCCAAGGGCGGATCGAACCCGGCGCGCGTGACGGTGACCCTGACGCCGGCCGAGATCGCCGCCTTCCGCAAGGGCATCTCGGGCTGA
- a CDS encoding mechanosensitive ion channel: MDTARLTSPHFIAGVALLVATLALLFAVRNPALRRRLRLTLGVSAAAVAAHLLLVSAVVPEGYYGNIFSVEKLLLTLGAIQVVITLLFHPWFSDHATERAPGIVQGALIISVFLLVVTLVFPEQLLAASAVGAVVVGFALQDTLGNFFAGLALQIDRPFKPGHWIEVGPFQGRVTDITWRATKIQTKTGNLVIVPNNIVGKEAITNYSEPLSPTRLFVEVGTGYQIPPNQVREAIMVALARCSRVLEKPSPDVVLVDFGASALIFRARFWVTDFEHDERARDEVRTAIYYEFHRREIEIPWPIQIEYQRNEIPRDPIAEHHRNEQQIAAVPIFAGLAPEVHAALAAAARTRLYGRGDIVVREGEPGGSMFLVTDGTVVISVGPERREVAVTESGGYFGEMSLLTGDARSATVTARRDSMLLEISAEAFGAHVRSQPSVLDALAGAAATRRAELDAVKSAPGAAPAASHASLLARMRKFFRLA; this comes from the coding sequence GTGGACACTGCGCGTCTGACAAGCCCGCACTTCATCGCCGGCGTGGCGCTCCTTGTCGCCACGCTGGCGCTCCTGTTTGCGGTGCGCAACCCCGCGCTGCGCCGCAGGCTCAGGCTCACGCTGGGTGTGTCGGCCGCTGCCGTCGCAGCCCATCTGCTGCTGGTCAGTGCCGTGGTGCCTGAGGGGTACTACGGAAATATCTTCAGCGTTGAGAAACTGCTGCTGACGCTTGGGGCCATCCAGGTGGTCATCACATTGTTGTTCCATCCGTGGTTCAGCGACCACGCCACCGAGCGCGCACCGGGCATCGTGCAGGGCGCGCTCATCATCAGTGTCTTCTTGCTGGTCGTCACGCTGGTGTTCCCCGAGCAGTTGCTCGCCGCTTCCGCCGTAGGTGCGGTCGTCGTGGGCTTCGCGTTGCAGGACACGCTGGGCAATTTCTTCGCGGGCCTCGCGCTGCAAATCGACCGGCCGTTCAAGCCGGGTCACTGGATCGAAGTCGGTCCGTTCCAGGGCCGCGTCACCGACATCACGTGGCGCGCCACGAAGATTCAGACCAAAACCGGCAACCTCGTGATCGTGCCCAACAACATCGTGGGCAAGGAAGCCATCACGAACTACTCGGAACCGCTGTCGCCCACGCGGTTGTTTGTCGAAGTGGGCACGGGTTATCAGATACCGCCGAACCAGGTGCGCGAGGCGATCATGGTGGCGTTGGCGCGGTGCTCGCGCGTGCTCGAGAAGCCGTCGCCGGATGTGGTGCTGGTGGATTTCGGCGCATCCGCGCTGATCTTCAGGGCCCGCTTCTGGGTGACAGACTTCGAGCATGATGAGCGCGCGCGGGACGAAGTGCGCACGGCGATTTACTACGAATTTCATCGGCGCGAGATCGAGATCCCGTGGCCGATCCAGATCGAATATCAGCGAAACGAAATCCCACGCGACCCGATTGCCGAGCACCACCGGAATGAGCAGCAGATTGCGGCCGTGCCGATCTTTGCAGGGCTGGCGCCCGAGGTGCACGCGGCGCTGGCGGCAGCGGCGCGTACTCGGCTGTACGGGCGGGGCGACATCGTGGTGAGGGAAGGCGAACCCGGCGGATCGATGTTCCTGGTCACTGACGGCACCGTCGTGATTTCCGTCGGACCCGAACGCCGCGAAGTGGCCGTCACGGAAAGCGGAGGCTACTTCGGCGAGATGTCGCTGCTCACCGGCGATGCCCGATCGGCCACGGTCACCGCGCGCCGCGACAGCATGCTTCTCGAAATTTCAGCGGAAGCGTTTGGCGCGCACGTGCGGAGTCAACCCTCGGTGCTGGATGCGTTGGCCGGGGCCGCCGCCACGCGCCGCGCGGAACTGGATGCGGTCAAGTCCGCGCCAGGTGCAGCGCCGGCGGCAAGCCATGCGTCGCTCCTGGCGCGGATGCGAAAGTTCTTCCGTCTGGCGTAG
- a CDS encoding tetratricopeptide repeat protein: MTARTRTAFGTLLIAVQAGLTAAAPASQPPRPLPEAFAAAYNLNYEDALRLARQDAAARPDTSEVHRTLATILWMHALFTRGGATIDHYLGGLTSSQIKLPPPPPDADAEFRKHLGRAITLAEAAVKHDSRSAQARYDLGAAHGLQASYVATVEGKVTQAFGSARRAYNSHEWVLEHAQDRTDAGLVVGTYRYAVAALSMPKRLVAYIAGFGGGKERGLQLIEGAAKHPLTRTDARIALALMYSREGRQADALSVLKALFADHPQNRLLQLEIGSAAWRAGLPAEAEAALTSGLAWHDRDPRPKVPGERALWIYKRGMARVSLNHLDEAASDLRMALTQNPVGWVRGRVHLELGKVADLRQQRSTALTEYLAAGELCRTHQDPWCQEEAGRLRKHPFSFRPIS, encoded by the coding sequence GTGACAGCGCGGACGCGGACAGCGTTCGGAACTCTGCTGATCGCGGTCCAGGCCGGTCTGACAGCCGCAGCGCCTGCGTCGCAGCCACCACGTCCGCTGCCCGAAGCCTTTGCTGCCGCGTACAACCTGAACTACGAGGATGCCCTGCGCCTGGCGCGACAGGACGCGGCCGCTCGGCCGGATACCTCCGAAGTACATCGGACGCTCGCCACCATCCTCTGGATGCACGCGCTCTTCACTCGTGGCGGCGCCACGATCGACCACTACCTCGGCGGCCTGACGTCCTCTCAAATCAAGCTGCCCCCGCCACCTCCTGACGCGGATGCCGAATTCCGCAAACACCTCGGACGAGCGATCACCCTGGCAGAAGCCGCCGTGAAACACGATTCGCGGAGCGCGCAGGCGCGATACGACCTCGGCGCCGCACATGGGTTGCAGGCCTCGTACGTGGCCACGGTGGAAGGAAAAGTCACGCAAGCCTTCGGATCGGCGCGGCGGGCCTACAACTCACACGAGTGGGTGCTCGAACATGCGCAGGACAGGACCGACGCCGGACTCGTGGTGGGCACATACAGGTATGCCGTGGCCGCGCTCTCGATGCCCAAGCGCCTCGTCGCGTACATCGCCGGCTTCGGCGGCGGGAAGGAACGAGGCCTTCAGCTGATCGAAGGCGCGGCAAAACATCCGCTCACGCGGACAGACGCACGCATCGCCCTCGCATTGATGTACAGCCGCGAGGGACGGCAAGCCGACGCGCTGTCCGTGCTCAAGGCGCTCTTCGCCGACCATCCACAGAACCGCCTGCTGCAGCTGGAGATTGGGTCAGCGGCGTGGCGCGCCGGCCTGCCGGCCGAAGCCGAAGCCGCGTTGACGTCCGGTCTCGCCTGGCACGACCGCGATCCCCGGCCGAAGGTGCCTGGCGAGCGCGCGCTGTGGATTTACAAACGGGGCATGGCACGGGTCTCGCTCAACCACCTCGACGAGGCGGCATCGGACCTCAGGATGGCGCTGACCCAGAACCCGGTCGGGTGGGTGCGGGGCCGTGTGCACCTGGAATTGGGCAAGGTCGCCGACCTGCGTCAACAGCGATCGACGGCCCTCACCGAATATCTGGCCGCCGGCGAGTTGTGCCGCACCCATCAGGACCCGTGGTGCCAGGAGGAGGCCGGACGCTTGAGGAAACACCCCTTCAGTTTCCGTCCAATCTCATAG
- a CDS encoding ornithine cyclodeaminase family protein, translated as MPLLLSEHDVRRVLPMPDLIQAMGSALAEYSANRVSQPVRTVIEVGPERAYFGIMPAVIDAPAAMGAKLVTVYAGNHARGLTSHLATIILLDPATGALVALLDGRYITEARTAAVSAVSVDRLARAGATRLAIIGSGVQARSHLDAIRHVRALTDVRVWSPNASHCAAFAQSASADTGLTVRAAASARTAVRDADIVVLVTASPVPVITDEDIAPGTHICAIGACRPTQREMPTALVARSRLFVDSHAAALVEAGDIVLPIKEGAFTADHIVGELGSLVLGRCAGRQSDAEVTLFKSLGMAVEDLVAAQLVAERATAAGLGTEFSLS; from the coding sequence ATGCCCCTATTGTTATCGGAACATGACGTCCGCCGCGTGCTACCCATGCCGGATCTGATTCAGGCCATGGGCTCGGCGCTGGCCGAATACTCCGCGAACCGCGTGTCGCAACCGGTACGGACGGTCATCGAGGTCGGCCCCGAGCGCGCGTACTTCGGCATCATGCCGGCCGTGATCGATGCGCCGGCGGCCATGGGCGCCAAACTCGTCACCGTGTATGCCGGCAACCACGCGCGTGGCCTGACGTCGCACCTGGCGACAATCATCCTGCTGGACCCGGCCACCGGCGCGCTCGTCGCCCTGCTCGACGGGCGCTACATCACCGAAGCCCGCACGGCGGCCGTCTCGGCCGTGTCCGTTGATAGGCTTGCCCGCGCCGGCGCCACGCGCCTGGCCATCATCGGCAGCGGCGTGCAGGCGCGCAGCCACCTCGACGCCATCAGGCATGTCCGCGCCTTGACCGACGTGCGCGTGTGGAGCCCCAACGCCTCGCACTGCGCGGCGTTCGCGCAATCGGCATCCGCCGACACCGGCCTGACCGTCCGCGCCGCCGCCAGCGCGCGTACGGCGGTACGTGACGCCGACATCGTGGTGCTCGTCACGGCGTCTCCCGTGCCGGTCATCACCGACGAAGACATTGCGCCGGGCACCCACATCTGTGCGATCGGCGCCTGCCGGCCCACGCAGCGCGAAATGCCGACGGCCCTGGTCGCCCGCTCGCGCCTGTTCGTGGACTCGCACGCAGCCGCACTGGTCGAAGCCGGCGATATCGTGCTGCCCATCAAGGAAGGCGCCTTCACCGCCGACCACATCGTCGGCGAACTCGGCAGTCTCGTGCTGGGACGGTGCGCGGGCCGGCAGTCTGATGCGGAGGTCACGCTGTTCAAGTCGCTCGGAATGGCGGTGGAAGATCTCGTAGCGGCGCAGCTTGTGGCTGAGCGCGCGACGGCCGCCGGCCTGGGCACGGAGTTCTCGCTCTCGTGA
- a CDS encoding proline racemase family protein gives MSLILRTIDAHTAGEPLRLVTHGWPAPEGATMLERRAWAREHQDHLRRVLMFEPRGHADMYGALLTEPERADSDVGVLFMHNEGYSTMCGHGIVAVTTIAFERSLVTHADGRRTLVFDAPAGQIRARAHMDGSRVTQVSFVNVSSFVLAAGLVVRVGNRDVRVDVAFGGAFYAVVDAESVGLAVVRERLGDLKTVGMAIAREVERVITVVHPLEPGLTGIYGTIFTGPPTVADAHLRNVTVFADHEVDRSPCGTGTCAVLAVLDAMGLTDDSVPFVHESIIGTTFSARVLSRTTVGDYAAIVPELTGAASITGEHTFIVEPGDVVPEGFRL, from the coding sequence ATGTCCCTCATCTTACGCACGATCGACGCCCACACAGCAGGCGAACCGCTGAGGCTGGTCACCCACGGGTGGCCCGCGCCTGAGGGCGCCACGATGCTGGAACGGCGGGCCTGGGCTCGGGAGCATCAGGACCATCTGCGAAGGGTGCTCATGTTCGAACCGCGCGGCCATGCGGATATGTACGGAGCGCTGCTGACCGAGCCTGAGCGCGCGGATTCGGACGTCGGCGTCCTGTTCATGCACAACGAGGGCTACAGCACCATGTGCGGCCACGGCATCGTCGCGGTCACGACCATCGCGTTTGAGCGGTCGCTTGTGACCCATGCTGATGGCCGGCGGACTCTGGTGTTTGACGCGCCGGCAGGGCAGATTCGGGCGCGCGCACACATGGATGGGTCGCGCGTCACGCAAGTGTCGTTCGTCAATGTGTCGTCGTTTGTGCTCGCGGCGGGTCTGGTCGTGCGCGTGGGGAACCGGGACGTTCGGGTGGACGTGGCGTTTGGCGGTGCCTTCTACGCGGTAGTGGATGCGGAAAGCGTCGGGCTGGCCGTGGTCCGCGAACGGCTTGGCGATCTCAAGACCGTGGGCATGGCCATCGCGCGCGAGGTGGAGCGCGTGATCACCGTGGTGCACCCGCTCGAGCCTGGCCTGACTGGAATCTACGGCACGATCTTCACAGGGCCGCCTACCGTGGCCGACGCCCACCTGCGCAACGTGACGGTGTTTGCGGACCACGAGGTCGATCGATCCCCCTGCGGCACCGGGACATGTGCTGTGCTTGCGGTGCTGGATGCGATGGGCCTGACCGACGACAGCGTGCCCTTCGTGCACGAGAGCATCATCGGCACCACGTTCAGCGCCCGCGTGTTGTCCAGGACGACGGTCGGCGACTACGCGGCGATCGTTCCCGAACTCACCGGCGCGGCGTCAATCACCGGCGAGCACACGTTCATCGTCGAACCGGGCGACGTAGTGCCGGAAGGCTTTCGGTTATGA